Proteins from a genomic interval of Microbacterium abyssi:
- a CDS encoding carbohydrate-binding protein: protein MSRRTADAGEDVQPEATDEVSRKRGRHPGKRLSPWRILLGIAVAMVVVASAVTVPWYLTQRDAAVAETAGPQWFGGYFDVTAADASMSPTAGDGNDDTVVLGFVVAASAERCAPTWGTHYSLAEAGQQLDLDRRIDGIRREGAHVAVSFGGALNTELAVACDTTSSLMQAYSRVLDRYGITTIDLDLEGEALLDTAAADRRATAISALQRQYAASGGSLDVWVTLPTATTGLTDTGLDAVRRLLDGGVELAGVNAMTMDYGTDLGGATMAEASVQALNGVHDQLTQLYRNQRIPLPAAGAWAVMGATPMIGQNDVHDEVFTLADAAELSAFAQQRDLARMSMWSINRDRTCGPNYPDVSAVSDSCSGVDQGTQTFAGILSAGFDEAPSDAAATPAATPLPDDPETSPYPIWSEDAPYSHGVRVVWHGYVYAAKWWVSGGPEPDDPTQTADATSWVLVGPVLPEDRPFALPTVADDTYPEWNVGTVYQKGTRVVVDGVPFEAKWWTQAEDPLDGITDHDRSPWELVE from the coding sequence ATGAGCCGCAGGACCGCCGATGCGGGCGAAGACGTCCAGCCCGAAGCGACCGACGAAGTATCCCGGAAGCGCGGCAGGCACCCGGGCAAGCGCCTCTCCCCGTGGCGGATTCTGCTGGGCATCGCCGTCGCCATGGTCGTCGTGGCGAGCGCGGTGACTGTGCCCTGGTATCTCACGCAGCGCGACGCCGCCGTCGCGGAGACCGCCGGTCCGCAGTGGTTCGGCGGATACTTCGACGTCACGGCCGCGGACGCATCCATGTCTCCGACCGCCGGGGACGGCAACGACGACACCGTCGTGCTCGGGTTCGTCGTCGCGGCGAGCGCCGAGCGATGCGCGCCGACCTGGGGCACCCACTACAGCCTCGCCGAGGCCGGGCAGCAGCTCGATCTCGACCGGCGGATCGACGGCATACGTCGCGAGGGAGCCCATGTGGCCGTCTCGTTCGGAGGCGCGCTCAACACCGAACTCGCGGTCGCGTGCGACACGACCTCCTCGCTGATGCAGGCGTACTCACGGGTGCTCGACCGCTACGGCATCACCACGATCGATCTCGACCTCGAGGGTGAGGCCCTCCTCGACACGGCGGCCGCCGATCGGCGCGCCACCGCGATCTCGGCTCTGCAGCGTCAGTACGCGGCGAGCGGCGGGAGCCTGGACGTCTGGGTGACCCTGCCGACGGCGACGACGGGGCTGACCGATACCGGCCTGGACGCCGTGCGGCGGCTACTGGACGGCGGCGTCGAGCTCGCCGGCGTGAACGCGATGACCATGGACTACGGCACCGATCTGGGCGGCGCGACGATGGCCGAGGCATCGGTTCAGGCGCTCAACGGCGTGCACGACCAGCTGACGCAGCTGTATCGCAATCAGAGGATCCCGCTGCCGGCCGCCGGTGCCTGGGCGGTGATGGGTGCGACGCCGATGATCGGGCAGAATGACGTCCACGACGAGGTGTTCACGCTCGCCGACGCGGCCGAGCTGAGCGCCTTCGCCCAGCAGCGCGATCTGGCGCGGATGTCGATGTGGTCGATCAACCGCGACCGCACGTGCGGACCGAACTATCCGGACGTCTCAGCCGTCTCCGATTCGTGCAGCGGCGTCGACCAGGGAACGCAGACCTTCGCCGGCATCCTTTCCGCCGGTTTCGACGAAGCACCGTCCGACGCCGCCGCGACACCTGCGGCGACGCCGCTCCCCGACGACCCCGAGACGAGTCCGTACCCGATCTGGTCTGAGGATGCCCCCTACTCGCATGGCGTGCGCGTGGTCTGGCACGGCTATGTGTACGCCGCCAAGTGGTGGGTCAGCGGCGGTCCGGAGCCGGACGACCCCACGCAGACCGCGGATGCCACCTCGTGGGTGCTCGTGGGGCCCGTGCTGCCGGAGGATCGTCCCTTCGCCCTGCCAACCGTCGCTGACGACACCTACCCGGAATGGAATGTCGGCACGGTCTACCAGAAGGGCACCCGCGTGGTCGTCGACGGCGTGCCGTTCGAGGCCAAGTGGTGGACGCAGGCGGAGGATCCCCTGGACGGCATCACCGATCACGATCGGTCGCCGTGGGAACTCGTCGAGTGA
- a CDS encoding response regulator transcription factor: MSGAAIQPKVAVVIEDDPDVRSLLDAVFRSAGFQVVLTGTGPDGIAAVMEHEPTITTVDINLPGIDGIEVVRRIRKSSSSFVMMLSALAEETDVVLGLSSGADDYVIKPFRPRELRARIEALMRRPRIEPPEESETVITGPVRTAARNPAATAAIPTTDPGSLERWESHRDISLNLATHTALVSQREVELTPTEFDLLATLLESKRRVRSKADLALVLRGEAFGSTSYYVGEPDKRAIEAHMANLRRKIGDNSVEPRYIETVRGVGYRLTPAEVPAIA; the protein is encoded by the coding sequence ATGAGCGGTGCCGCAATACAGCCAAAAGTCGCAGTGGTCATCGAAGACGACCCGGACGTTCGCAGCCTGCTCGACGCGGTCTTCCGCTCCGCTGGTTTCCAGGTCGTGCTCACCGGAACCGGGCCGGACGGCATCGCCGCGGTCATGGAGCACGAACCGACCATCACGACCGTGGACATCAATCTTCCCGGCATCGACGGCATCGAGGTCGTGCGCCGCATCCGCAAGTCCAGCTCGTCGTTCGTCATGATGCTCTCGGCGCTGGCTGAGGAGACCGACGTCGTGCTCGGCCTCAGCTCCGGCGCAGACGACTACGTCATCAAGCCCTTCCGTCCGCGGGAGCTGCGCGCCAGGATCGAGGCGCTCATGCGTCGCCCGCGTATCGAACCGCCGGAGGAATCCGAGACGGTCATCACCGGTCCCGTACGCACAGCTGCGCGCAACCCTGCGGCGACGGCTGCGATCCCGACGACCGACCCCGGAAGCCTCGAGCGCTGGGAATCGCACCGCGACATCAGCCTCAACCTCGCCACACACACAGCGCTCGTCTCGCAGCGCGAGGTCGAGCTCACGCCGACCGAGTTCGACCTGCTCGCGACCCTGCTCGAATCCAAGCGTCGAGTGCGCAGCAAGGCGGACCTCGCACTCGTACTGCGCGGCGAGGCCTTCGGATCGACGTCCTACTACGTCGGTGAGCCGGACAAGCGCGCCATCGAGGCTCACATGGCGAACCTGCGCCGCAAGATCGGCGACAACAGCGTCGAACCGCGGTACATCGAGACGGTCCGCGGCGTCGGCTACCGGCTCACACCTGCCGAGGTGCCCGCCATAGCCTGA